TGTAATCCTCTTGCGGGCCGCGGCCACGGGTCGAGACGATCACCCCCCCTTCGACGAACTTGTCGACCACTTCGACGCTGACCGCCAGCAGTCCGCCGGGGTTATTGCGAAGGTCGAGGATCAGGCTCTTCATGCCCAGCTTGTGGAGGCGCCACAATTCGGCGTCCAACTCGCGGACGGTCGTCTTCTGGAACTGGTGCAGGCGGACGTAGGCCACGCCTGTCGTCTCGTCGATGATCCGGCCGCCGTCGACGCTGGGGGCTTCGATCTGTTCGCGGCGAATCCGCACCTGCCGGCTCTTCGTGTCGGCCGCGACAAGCGTCACGTTGACGTACGTCCCTTCCTTGCCTTGCAGCAGGTTGGCTGCCTGATCGGTCGACAGGTCGCTGGTCGACTGGCCGTCGACCGCCACGATGCGATCACCGGCGTGAATGCCTGCTTTCTCGGCCGGGCTGCCCGCGATGACTTTCAAGATCAACAAGGCCCGCTCGCTAGCCTTTAGCTCAACGCCCAGGCCGACAAAGTTGCCTTCGATCTGCGAATAAACTTCGTTCAACTGATCGGCCGTCAGGAATGTCGAGTAGGCGTCCAGTCCGGTCGTGGCACCACAGGTGTACTCCAGGATCGTGACCGTGTTGTTCAGCCCTAGCCGTTCCTGTCCCAGACGCGCCAGATAGACCACCGCGTCGCGGGCATGGTGACGGGTATTGATCTGCCAACTGGCGACGCGATCGTTGACCTCGCGACGGAAGCGGTCGATCTGAGCTGCCGGCACCTTGTGCAGGTTGTGCTCGATGAACACCGGATCGGTCAAAGCCGCCTGGTAAACCCGCGTGCTATCGTCGACCAATTCTTTCCAATCGGGCGTCTCGACGTAGTGCGATTGAATCTTCAACAGCACCTCGCCGTACAGGTCGAGCGCCTCGCGCTCAGTCACTGTCGACAGAGCACGCTTATAACTGGGGTCGCTGTAGCGACGGCCGATTTCGTAGTGAGCACGCGTGGCAGCCAAATGCTGCTCGATCGCCGGGTCGTGCGGGAACTTCTTCAGAGCGTCTTCATAGAAGGTCAGGGCCTCGCCCCAACGACGCTCGCTCTCCAAAGACTGGCCACGTTCCAACAACCGGCCCGAATCGCCTACATTCAAATCACCCGCCGGCGCCTGAGCGGCCGGAGTGACGAAGCCGATCTCGGCCTGCGCCGCCAAAGGCAGCAGCAAGGCGGAGGTACAGAAGGCGAAAACGAAGAGCGGGACAAAAACCCTACGGTTCATAGTGGCGCGAGCCCTACGTTGCATGGTCAGGTCCTGATGTGTCGGCCGCTCAGCGGAGGTTCGCCGGGAGAGGATCCCGGTGGACGAAGCAGTCGAAGAGCTTCGAAGGCGGGTTGACACGGGGGCGCGGGTAATAGCCAAGCTGCGGATTGTAACGGTGCAGGCCTAAGCCCGGGTCCCGCAGCCAAATGCAATATAGGTCACGATCCCTAGACGGTCAAAAAACTTTTCGCCGCGCTGCTGCGTCCCTTCGTTACAGTCTGCAGATTCGCGCGGCGGTCGATCCTTTCGCATCAAAGATGGTCAACGTACGCAGTCTCGCAAATGCGCCGATTGAAGCTGCCAGACACGTAAGTCCCGAACGCGCATGATGTACGATGTGCTGTCGCAAAAGCGGCGCAGACGACACGGGCGATACAGGCCGAAATGTCCGGGAAAAACGGCAGCCAGCGCCCCTTGACCCAAAAGGCGGCGCGTCTACGGCAGTCGCCAGGCCGCGCCATCACAAGGTGAAGATTTGTTAAGCTATCAGCACCGTCGAGCGGCTTCCTCAGCGCGGGTAATCGCTCGACGCCGTGTGTATAAACACAGTCAGCGAAAATAACGCTCGGCGCATGACCGCACGACGGTCGTCACCTCGCGATCGGGAACGAACCAGGGTGAAACGAGATGCAACAGGCAGACTCGATACGCCGCCTGTTTTGCGTGGGTCTATTCGTCGCAGCAGGCTCGCTAGTATTGGCGACTATCGTGGGCACCTGGTACATGGGTTCAATCCTTAGCACGTTACCGCTGCCTCGGCCCAGGATCGAAGCGCTACATCGCGCATTGCTGATCGGCGCCGCTTCGCTCCTGTTCATCCCCCTGGCGTTGGTCGTCGCGGGAATTCGCATCCGCCGCCGAAAGCAAATTGCCTCGGCCGGGCACCGATCGATCGCGCGATTCGGCCTGCTTGGCCTGATGGTTACGACGGCAATCGCAGCGGTCGCGATCCGCTTTCCGATGGCGACCTTCTTGATGACAGTCGTATTGCCTGTCGTACTTTTGGTCGTCGGCGGTTGCGTGGCCGCGCTGCTTTATCCGATCGCCGCGGCCGTCGATTGGTTGCGCCGCCCTCGGCCAGTCAATCCCGACTAAATCGTTAGCGTCGTCGGACTACTTAGCCGGCACCTTGACGATCCGCCCTGTCCGCACCGACGCCGTTTCGGCCTGGCAGATCGCCAGCGCGTCGCGTGCAAGCGCGCCAGACAAGAGCGGCGACGGACGATTCTCACTCGCCGCGCGCACCGCTTCGCGCAACTCGAGCGCGAACGCATCGACCGCTTTCAACTTCGGACGCTTCACACGCCCGTCGCTGGTCAACAGCGCCAGCGGCGTTGAAGTCGCACCGACGCCACCGAACACGGCCGCATCGAACAGCAGCGTCGCCCGTTCCAGATAAATTTCGTAAGCGTGCGTAAAGCTGCGCCCTTGTTGGTTGATGACGCCGCTCGTTGCCGCTACGGCCAAGCGCTTGCCGGGATAGAGAAACTGAGTGTCGATGAACTCGACCGTTTCACCGCGCATCCGACCGGTGCTGAACACCGCCGACGGCATGCCACACACCAGGCGAATGAAATGCGCGTCGTGAATGTGCAAGTCGACGACCGGCCCGCCGACCTTCTGAGGATCATAAAAATCCTTGATCCACAACGGGTCCGCGATCACGCGTTTAAAATATCCGCCCAGCAGCTTGCCGAACTTGCCGCTGGTGATCGCCTCGTAAGCGAAGGCGTACTCCGGCATGAAGGGCAAAACATGTCCGATCAACAATTGCCGCCGCGCTTTCTCCGCCGCGCGCACCATCTTCGCGGCATCCGGCGCCGAGAGCGCGATCGGCTTCTCGCACAGCACGTGCTTGCCCGCGGCGAGCGCCGCGAGCGCCACTTCGGCGTGCATTGCCGGCGGCAGGCAGATGTCGACCAGGTCGATCGCCGGATCGTCGATCAATTGTCGCCAGTCGAGATATCCGGCCACGCCGCGCAAATCCATTTGCGTACCGGGCGGACCAAAATTCCCCTGGATGCCGCGCCAATCTCCGGCCAGCTTGCGCCGCTCGCGCGACACCACGGCCGACACCCGCGCACCGCGCACCTGCTTGTAGGCCAGGTAATGGATCATCCCCATGAAACCGATGCCGACGATGCCGACGTTCAACATGCCAAAACTCTCTCAGGGGTAAATCAAGGATGCCGCATCCGCCTGGGGATCGCTGGTTATAGCATGCCGTCAGCGACGGCTCATCCCACCCCGCCGAGAGAAGCCCCCGGATCGTGATTTCCGGCCGTGGCCATGGCATGATTGAGCCCGGGTTATGCCGGTTCGTGGTATAAATACCTCGAGCACGATCCGGCAGGCATGGATGCTTTGACAACTGTCAATTGGCTTGGTGGACGTGATGGACGTGTATCCGCGAATCCCACCCGCTCCCGTGCCACGCCGGGGGTTCTCGCTGCGCACCCTGTTTGTGGCTATGGCCGTTGCGGCACTCCTCGTCTCCCTCATGAAAGCCGGCGCATTTTTCGTCATCGCCGGAGTGCTTAGCACGATTCTGCTGCTTATTGGCGTGGCCGTGGCCGTCTCGCGATTTTCGGCCGTGACTGCCGGGGCATTTTGTGCGATCAACATCGTGGTGGTTCTACTTCTCGGCGTCGCCCTCTCTGAAGGGCGTTACACCTTTCGATCGCGGCTCTCACGTCTTTTGGGCGAGCAGTTAGGCGATAAGGAAAACGTTGACATCATCATGCTCTGGATTTGCGCGCTGGGCATGAGCGTTATCTTGGGAAGCGCGCTAGGCTGGGCGCTCGCGAAATCGCAAGAACGAACCTGACCGATAGGGGGCGTCGCGAATTCTCGCACCTCAATCATGCGCGAGTGATCGCCTCGAAGCGGCCCGCTGCATCGGCCCAGGCGCCCCCTTCGCGCGGTTCGTATTGCTCGACCGGGAAGCTCTCGCGCACCACTTCGCGTGCCTCTTCGATCGAACCGACCGCGCCTGCCGCCACCGCCTGGGCCATGACGTTGCCAATCGCCGTCGCCTCGACCGGGCCGGCCACCACGGGGCGCTGGCAAGCGTCGGCCGTGGCCTGGCACAATTGCCGGTTCTGCGTCCCACCGCCGACAACATGAATCGTCTTCACCTGCCCGCCGGTCAATTCTTCGAGCGAAACCAGCACCTGCCGATAACGCAGTGCAAGGCTCTCGATCGTCGTACGAATCACGGCCCCTTCGTCCTGCGGTACGCTTTGGCCCGTACGTTTGCAAAGCTCGCGAATCGCGGCCGGCATATCACGCGGGGCCATCAGCGTCGCGTCGTCAGGATTTACCAGTGATGCCAGTTGCGGTGCCGCGGCGGCCATACCAGTGAGGTCATCCCAACTGAACGTCTTGCCCGCCAGCTTCCAGATCCGCCGACATTCCTGGACGAGCCACAATCCGACAATATTCTTCAACAGTCGCGTGCGATGCCCGACGCCCCCTTCGTTGGTGAACGACAGTTGCATGCACTTTTCCGTCACGACGGGATTCGGTAGTTCCGCTCCCATCAACGACCACGTGCCCGAGCTGATGTAGCACCAGTCCGGTTTGTCGCACGGCGTGCCGCGCGCTGGCACCGCCATCACGGCACTGGCCGTATCGTGGGTGCCAGGCAACACCACCGATGCATTGGCCAGCCCCGTGTCCGCGGCCACCTGCGGTCGCAGCTTGCCCAGGTTCGTACCGGGGTCGGCGATCTCGCCCAGAAAATGCGATGGCACGCCTAGTTGCCCCAGCAGTCCGGTCGCCCAGCGGCGCTTCACGGGGTTATAGAATTGCGTGGTCGTGGCGTTGGTATATTCGTTGGCCTTTACGCCTGTTAGCAGCCAATGAAACAAGTCCGGCATCATCAAGAACGATTCGGCCATCTCCAACAGCGGTGAATTCTGCTCACTAAGCGCCAGCAGTTGGTACAGCGTGTTGATCTCGAGAAATTGGGCACCGGTCTTGGCGAAGATTTCTTCGCGCGGCACATGCGCGAGCGCGCGCTTCAACATTCCGTCCGCGCGCGGATCGCGATACGAATGCGGATTCTCTAGCAGCACGTCGCCGCGCCCCAGCAGCGCGAAATCCACTCCCCACGTATCGACGCCAACACTTTTAACCCGATCGCCGTACTTCGCCCCCGCCGCGCGCAGGCCGTGCGTGATCTGACCCCACAATCCGAGCACGTCCCAATACAACCCTCCGGCGGCGGCGATGGCGCCGTTTTCAAAGCGGTGAACCTCTTCCAGGCGCAACCGCCGACCGTCCAACAATCCGGCCAGCACGCGGCCCCCCGAGGCCCCCATATCAACCGCCAGATAGACTTCTTCCGCCATATCGATCAGCACCTATAGAAAATTGAACGTCCCACAGCATCGCCGGCCGCGCGCCCGATAGCCCCCCTGCCCTGCGATCGCTGGGAAATCGTTTCGCTGGGCCGTGACGCGATCGTGACGAGTTCGATTTTGGCCGTCAAGTTTTCCCGCGAATTCCGACGCTTAAACGCCTGGATATCGTGGTCGAAGACCACCCCCGGTCTGCCAGCTCCTCTCGGCTGGGCTGAAGTTTCCGATTATGCCGGTCGATTAAGTAGCAGAGGCGCCTATAGTTGACTTAGTTAGGCAACATTCCTATGATTGTCCACTTCCCTGAATTCCCGGCTGGCTTTTCGCTTTCTGGTCGGGCAACCGAGAATGGTCCCGCGGAAATGAACAGACCTGCAATGCCGGGAGTTTCCACGCCCATCGTTTCGGCCGCACCAACTTCGACTGGCGGTGCTAGCGCCGATGGCCGCCCTCCCCTCCCCTCGCCCGAGTTCCTCGAGCAGCTTAGCCAATACAGCCGGCAGCTCGAAGAGGCCTCTCCGCGCGAGATCATTGCCTGGGCTGTGGAGAAGTATTTTCCGAAGTTGACGATGGCCACGGCCTTCGGCCCCGAAGGATGTGTCATTATTCATTACTTGGCGGAAATCGAGCCGCGCACGCCGGTCTTCAATCTCGAAACTGGTTACCAGTTTCCCGAGACGTTGGCCCTGCGCGAGCGGATTCTCGAGCGCTACGGCATTGCCGTGGAATACAAAAGCGCGAGCACGACGATCCAAGAGTACGAAGCGCTGAACGGCGGCCCGTTGTACAAGGAAAATCCCGACAAGTGCTGCTTTGACCGCAAGGTGACCGTGCTGCGGCAGGCTGCCGTCGGCATGAACGCCTGGATGAGCGGGATTCGCCGCGACCAAAGCAGTGACCGTGCCGGCGCGCCGATCGTCGGCTGGGATAAAAAGTTCGGCCTCGTCAAAGTCAGCCCGCTCGCGAATTGGAACAAGAAAGACGTCTGGAAGCTGATCACCGAACAGAACGTTCCGTACAACCCGCTGCATGATCAAGGCTACACCAGCATCGGTTGCTGGCCCTGCACGCGGGCCGTGATGTTCGGCGAGGACGAACGTGCCGGCCGTTGGAGCGGGACGGCCAAAGTCGAATGCGGACTGCATACCTCGGATTGAAGCAAGCGCGCACCACCGGCTGACACCTGTGAAAGTCTCTGCGAAAACCGAATACGCCTGTATCGCCATGCTGGAGCTCGCCGCGAGCTACCCGACAGGCGAGCCGGTGCGCATTCGTAAGATCGCCGAAGAGCACGGCATCCCCTCTCGCTTCCTCGTGCAGATACTGTTGCAACTGAAAGGGGCCGGCCTGGTCATCAGCACTCGCGGTGCCTTGGGCGGATATCAACTCGCCAAGTCGCCTGAGCACATCACGCTGGCCGAGGTGATGAACGCCACCGAAGGTCCGGACGAGGAAGTCACCACGAGCGCCGCCCCCGGCTCAGTGGTGGGCAAGGTCCTCGAATCGGCCTGGCGCGAAGTCGCCACCGTGCAGCGCAAAATGCTGGAAACCATCACCTTCGACCAGCTCGTCGACCGCGCCCGCCATCAGGCGGAAAACATGTATTACATCTAGCGGGCGGTCCGTCGGCAGAAGGCGGTGAAGGATGGTGCAAACGTACCAGCCCGCATCGCCAGCGAGGGATCTTTTCTCGCCCATGCGTAGCGCACGCATTTCGTAGATTCTGTAGGGTGCGTCCGCGACGCACGGATTTGTCTTGTCGGCGCACCAACCGGCATCGAATACACTTCGATGCCAGTGCAGCTGCGCGAAGTGATGAGCGACGATTAGCAATCCCCGCTCATCACTCAGCCCTTTTCGCTTAGCATTTCTTACGCCGCAATCGCCAACTGATTCCAACCGCGATCGCACCAGCGCATATCAAGACCACACTCGATGGCTCCGGGACTTGCGACAGCACAAACGGCGAAAAGCTGTCCGCTTGCAACGTGATCGTATGGGCCACGGTATCGACCACTTCACCGGCCGGCACGGCCCACGCGCCGTTGACGAAATGCTCGATCCGCAACTCCGATTCAGGCGTGTTGCCAATTAACGTCGGATCGTAGTGGAAGACAACCGTGTTCGTACCCTGCAACGTGCCGGTGTATTGCACCTCCCACGCCTGCACCGTCGAACCGGCCAGGGCGAAATTGATCTGCCCCGCCGCGGCGGGGCCAATGGTTTGAGCGAGATTCGTCGCCGAAGTCGCGGTGTAGGTGCTCGTCAGATCGCCATTCGTAACGATCATGGCAGGACTAACTTGCATGCCACCGACGGTCGACAATCCACCCCCGCCCGCGAGCAAAGAATGAATCGTGTTCGTGCTGTAATCGAGCACGGCGTGCGGATCTACCAGCCAGTTACCACCCATGAAGTTCGTCGCGTAATATCCGCCAACGCCAAGAAAGTTGTTGGCGTATGTCACATTCGGATCGCTAGAATTCGGTGTAGTCCCAAAATCAAAGCTCAGGTTTCCATTCGTTACCACTTGAGCCAAAGGGACGGTCAGCACGCCATTGACAAACTGATCACTCACGGGCGATTCGGATAAATCGCCGACGAAAAGACCTGACGACGAATGACTACCGTAGATCACCCCGGTCATCGTCATTCCTGGGGTGCCGGGATCGCTTTGCGGATAAGCGATCCAATCTAAACCGGTTGATCCGACATTACTTGTCGGGCCTATCGTATAAACGCCGCTGCCATCCGCGGCTGGATTCGCGGTAATTACGCCTGTGTTGCCACTTGAGTCGTTGACCCCCCCGAGTTGACCGCTGTCGCTGACATACCACCAGCTCGATGCGTACAAGGCGTTGTCTCCCGCTGCGCTAAGATTCATAGGAGGCCCAGAAGCCGATCCGGGCGGAACGGGATTGTTGTAGGCGGCGTTATCAATGTACTGGGACTGGATCGTCTGCAAACTCTGATAATTAAATGGTGTCGTCTGCTGCGAATTCAGAACGTTGCCGACAAAATCGACCTCTTGCACGAGAAGAGGAGTGTCACCGCCACTTTTGGTGGCAAGTGCAGCCGACACGTCAGCCTGGGTAACTTCTACGCCGACGGTGTAAACCTTGGCTCCAGGAACTGTGGCGGCGTCGGTGTTCATGACAACCAGCTCGATCGCATGGGCCGTGGATTGCGAACTTGCCGCTAAAAGGAAGAGCGCCAAGGAAAAGATGCCTCGATAAAACATTGCTCTGCTCCCGAAACGAATGATGAAAACGAAATGAACGCATGAATCCTGCAACGCGAGGTCGAGAGAGCGAAACAAAAGAATGAAAGAAATGCTCTATCGCATCGCGAGTGTGAGAGGCGCGCCCGCGCAAGGACGACGCAGATACCCGCTTTTAGAGATGCCTTCGTTAGCTGTTCCGCAGCTGAGAGTTGGCTGTGTCGACGACAAAATGCGATAGGATCGCCGACTCGCTTGGTAAGGCTATCGTTTTTCGCATCAAGCGTCAAGAAAAATACATTAGTAGCTGGCAACTAGGAATCAGTAGGTAGTAACTAGTAGTCAGTAACTCTCGCGCTTGCCTCTTCGTTCCAACTACTAGCTACCAACTACCGACTACTAACTTCTCTTTTTTCC
This genomic stretch from Pirellulales bacterium harbors:
- a CDS encoding PEP-CTERM sorting domain-containing protein; the encoded protein is MFYRGIFSLALFLLAASSQSTAHAIELVVMNTDAATVPGAKVYTVGVEVTQADVSAALATKSGGDTPLLVQEVDFVGNVLNSQQTTPFNYQSLQTIQSQYIDNAAYNNPVPPGSASGPPMNLSAAGDNALYASSWWYVSDSGQLGGVNDSSGNTGVITANPAADGSGVYTIGPTSNVGSTGLDWIAYPQSDPGTPGMTMTGVIYGSHSSSGLFVGDLSESPVSDQFVNGVLTVPLAQVVTNGNLSFDFGTTPNSSDPNVTYANNFLGVGGYYATNFMGGNWLVDPHAVLDYSTNTIHSLLAGGGGLSTVGGMQVSPAMIVTNGDLTSTYTATSATNLAQTIGPAAAGQINFALAGSTVQAWEVQYTGTLQGTNTVVFHYDPTLIGNTPESELRIEHFVNGAWAVPAGEVVDTVAHTITLQADSFSPFVLSQVPEPSSVVLICAGAIAVGISWRLRRKKC
- a CDS encoding Rrf2 family transcriptional regulator, which gives rise to MKVSAKTEYACIAMLELAASYPTGEPVRIRKIAEEHGIPSRFLVQILLQLKGAGLVISTRGALGGYQLAKSPEHITLAEVMNATEGPDEEVTTSAAPGSVVGKVLESAWREVATVQRKMLETITFDQLVDRARHQAENMYYI
- a CDS encoding Gfo/Idh/MocA family oxidoreductase translates to MLNVGIVGIGFMGMIHYLAYKQVRGARVSAVVSRERRKLAGDWRGIQGNFGPPGTQMDLRGVAGYLDWRQLIDDPAIDLVDICLPPAMHAEVALAALAAGKHVLCEKPIALSAPDAAKMVRAAEKARRQLLIGHVLPFMPEYAFAYEAITSGKFGKLLGGYFKRVIADPLWIKDFYDPQKVGGPVVDLHIHDAHFIRLVCGMPSAVFSTGRMRGETVEFIDTQFLYPGKRLAVAATSGVINQQGRSFTHAYEIYLERATLLFDAAVFGGVGATSTPLALLTSDGRVKRPKLKAVDAFALELREAVRAASENRPSPLLSGALARDALAICQAETASVRTGRIVKVPAK
- a CDS encoding S41 family peptidase, which encodes MNRRVFVPLFVFAFCTSALLLPLAAQAEIGFVTPAAQAPAGDLNVGDSGRLLERGQSLESERRWGEALTFYEDALKKFPHDPAIEQHLAATRAHYEIGRRYSDPSYKRALSTVTEREALDLYGEVLLKIQSHYVETPDWKELVDDSTRVYQAALTDPVFIEHNLHKVPAAQIDRFRREVNDRVASWQINTRHHARDAVVYLARLGQERLGLNNTVTILEYTCGATTGLDAYSTFLTADQLNEVYSQIEGNFVGLGVELKASERALLILKVIAGSPAEKAGIHAGDRIVAVDGQSTSDLSTDQAANLLQGKEGTYVNVTLVAADTKSRQVRIRREQIEAPSVDGGRIIDETTGVAYVRLHQFQKTTVRELDAELWRLHKLGMKSLILDLRNNPGGLLAVSVEVVDKFVEGGVIVSTRGRGPQEDYKYTAHAEGTWRMPLVVLIDGDSASASEIVAGAIRDHHRGIIVGNTSYGKWSVQGIFPLNQANAGLRLTTAKFYSPLNHSYSGIGVKPDVEVQQVAKPVVDIAGQVAQMDDASNDAQLQAAVRLARDQLAKRQEQSVLGNRQ
- a CDS encoding phosphoadenylyl-sulfate reductase, coding for MPGVSTPIVSAAPTSTGGASADGRPPLPSPEFLEQLSQYSRQLEEASPREIIAWAVEKYFPKLTMATAFGPEGCVIIHYLAEIEPRTPVFNLETGYQFPETLALRERILERYGIAVEYKSASTTIQEYEALNGGPLYKENPDKCCFDRKVTVLRQAAVGMNAWMSGIRRDQSSDRAGAPIVGWDKKFGLVKVSPLANWNKKDVWKLITEQNVPYNPLHDQGYTSIGCWPCTRAVMFGEDERAGRWSGTAKVECGLHTSD
- a CDS encoding rhamnulokinase family protein; its protein translation is MAEEVYLAVDMGASGGRVLAGLLDGRRLRLEEVHRFENGAIAAAGGLYWDVLGLWGQITHGLRAAGAKYGDRVKSVGVDTWGVDFALLGRGDVLLENPHSYRDPRADGMLKRALAHVPREEIFAKTGAQFLEINTLYQLLALSEQNSPLLEMAESFLMMPDLFHWLLTGVKANEYTNATTTQFYNPVKRRWATGLLGQLGVPSHFLGEIADPGTNLGKLRPQVAADTGLANASVVLPGTHDTASAVMAVPARGTPCDKPDWCYISSGTWSLMGAELPNPVVTEKCMQLSFTNEGGVGHRTRLLKNIVGLWLVQECRRIWKLAGKTFSWDDLTGMAAAAPQLASLVNPDDATLMAPRDMPAAIRELCKRTGQSVPQDEGAVIRTTIESLALRYRQVLVSLEELTGGQVKTIHVVGGGTQNRQLCQATADACQRPVVAGPVEATAIGNVMAQAVAAGAVGSIEEAREVVRESFPVEQYEPREGGAWADAAGRFEAITRA